A single window of Colletotrichum destructivum chromosome 9, complete sequence DNA harbors:
- a CDS encoding Putative Helicase superfamily 1/2, ATP-binding domain, RNA helicase UPF1, 1B: MEGAFNHLGNHLLSDSAAAIKAGADDFTGIEPDDSFLYGKFGGRGGRRRADDDDNQTELYDDEDNDSLTSMPVGALKDLSLGRPQEEDRELPPHACAYCGIHSPSSVVKCLGCNKWFCSARGNATSSHIVNHLVRARHKEVQLHPESTLGDTVLECYNCGTKNVFLLGFIPAKSDTVVVLLCRQPCAANTSSKDMSWDTSRWQPLIEERAFLTWLVATPSDAEQLRARHLTPPMIAKLEEMWKENATATVADLEKAASIDDDPHPVLLKYDDPYHYQNIFGPLVKMESDYDKKLKEAQSEDGLTVRWDYGLNNKHLVSFELHKIESGDVKLAVGDEMRLRYKGELRPAWEGVGYVIKIPNNQSDEVTLELRKAGNEKQVPTECTHNFSADYVWKATSYDRMQYAMKTFAVDDMSVSGYIFHKLLGHDVAVAPMKTTMPKKFSVPGLPDLNTSQIAAIKAVLSTPLSLIQGPPGTGKTVTSATIIYHLCKMNNGQVLVCAPSNVAVDQLCERIHRTGLKVVRLTAKSREDVESSVSFLALHEQVRMNDSNGELVKLAQLKSELGELSSQDEKKFKQLTKAAERDILHNADVVCCTCVGAGDPRLSKMKFRNVLIDESTQSAEPECMIPLVLGCKQVVLVGDHKQLGPVIMNKKAAKAGLNQSLFERLVNLRLVPIRLNIQYRMHPCLSEFPSNMFYDGSLQNGVTVKDRVRRDVDFPWPVVDMPMMFWSNLGNEEISASGTSYLNRTEASNVEKVVTRFFKAGVKPLDIGVITPYEGQRSYIVSTMQNTGTFKKESYKEVEVASVDAFQGREKDFIVLSCVRSNDNQGIGFLSDPRRLNVALTRAKYGLVIIGNPKVLSKHELWHHLLVHFKDRKCLVEGPLTNLQTSLLQFGKPRTAYRQKMSQPPQFNAGGPPNGGNRFNGAGSTRDFDSGSLMSYIPDDVSSIHSSLGGAGLNTTYPPIFSSFTPDQWPGLPGVPGTGRSGNKRGGRGTESIAGESVANSEYTDASASVIGAKGVGQGGVSLGAGLQDAIHGMRPASYSHSDRLKHYVESGGRMGAGNGFGRRYDDDEKSVSTAFHSQIGGGFD; the protein is encoded by the exons ATGGAGGGAGCGTTCAACCACCTGGGGAACCACCTCTTAAGTGACTCGGCAGCAGCGatcaaggccggcgccgacgattTTACCGGCATCGAACCCGACGATAGTTTCCTCTACGGCAAGTTCGGCGGTCGtggtggccgccgccgtgccgatgacgatgacaacCAAACGGAGCtctatgacgatgaagacaACGATAGCTTGACGAGTATGCCCGTTGGGGCCCTGAAGGATTTGAGCCTCGGAAGACCCCAGGAGGAAGATAGGGAGCTCCCTCCCCACGCTTGCGC GTACTGTGGGATTCATTCCCCGAGTTCCGTCGTCAAGTGCCTTGGCTGCAACAAATGGTTTTGCAGTGCCCGCGGCAATGCGACTTCTTCCCACATTGTCAACCACTTGGTGAGAGCTCGACACAAAGAGGTTCAACTTCACCCCGAATCCACCCTAGGTGATACCGTGCTGGAGTGCTACAACTGCGGAACTAAGAACGTTTTTCTTCTCGGCTTCATCCCTGCCAAGTCGGATACCGTCGTTGTGCTCCTGTGTCGTCAGCCATGTGCCGCGAACACTTCCTCCAAGGATATGAGCTGGGACACATCTCGATGGCAACCCCTGATTGAGGAGCGAGCTTTTCTGACCTGGCTCGTTGCCACACCGTCCGATGCTGAGCAGCTTCGCGCTCGGCACCTGACACCGCCCATGATCGCGAAGTTGGAGGAGATGTGGAAGGAGAACGCGACTGCGACTGTTGCGGACCTCGAAAAGGCTGCTAGCATCGATGACGACCCACACCCCGTCTTGCTCAAGTACGACGACCCCTATCACTACCAGAACATCTTTGGCCCTCTGGTCAAGATGGAGTCCGACTAcgacaagaagctcaaggaaGCGCAGTCCGAGGACGGTCTCACCGTTCGCTGGGATTACGGACTCAACAACAAGCACCTGGTCAGCTTCGAACTGCACAAGATAGAGTCTGGTGACGTCAAACTGGCTGTTGGCGATGAGATGCGGCTCCGCTACAAGGGCGAGCTCCGTCCGGCCTGGGAGGGAGTCGGCTATGTCATCAAGATCCCCAACAACCAGTCTGACGAAGTCACTCTCGAGCTGCGTAAGGCCGGCAACGAGAAGCAAGTCCCCACTGAGTGTACCCACAACTTCTCGGCAGACTACGTGTGGAAGGCGACGTCGTATGACCGCATGCAGTATGCGATGAAGACCTTCGCCGTGGACGACATGAGTGTCTCGGGATACATCTTCCACAAGCTGCTGGGTCATGATGTCGCGGTTgcgccgatgaagacgaccATGCCTAAGAAGTTCAGCGTTCCCGGCCTCCCCGACCTCAACACCAGCcagatcgccgccatcaaggccgTACTGTCGACCCCGCTCAGCTTAATCCAGGGCCCTCCGGGTACCGGCAAGACTGTGACTTCGGCAACCATCATTTACCACCTGTGCAAGATGAACAATGGACAAGTCCTTGTTTGTGCCCCGTCCaatgtcgccgtcgaccagcTCTGCGAGCGCATTCACCGCACTGGTCTCAAAGTCGTTCGTCTTACAGCCAAATCCCGCGAGGATGTCGAGTCGTCCGTAAGCTTCCTCGCGCTCCATGAGCAGGTCCGTATGAACGACAGCAACGGAGAGCTAGTCAAGCTTGCACAGCTCAAGAGTGAGCTTGGCGAGCTGTCCAGccaggacgagaagaagttcAAGCAGCTCaccaaggcggccgagagaGACATCCTTCACAACGCCGACGTTGTCTGCTGCACTTGTGTTGGCGCTGGTGATCCTCGCCTGTCCAAGATGAAGTTCCGCAACGTCCTCATCGATGAGTCGACCCAGTCCGCCGAGCCCGAGTGCATGATTCCTCTTGTCCTTGGGTGTAAGCAGGTTGTCCTTGTGGGCGATCACAAGCAACTGGGCCCTGTCATCATGAACAAGAAGGCCGCGAAGGCAGGTCTCAACCAGTCTCTTTTCGAGCGTCTCGTCAACCTGCGATTGGTGCCTATTCGCCTGAACATACAGTACCGCATGCACCCATGTCTATCGGAGTTCCCTTCCAACATGTTCTACGACGGGTCTCTCCAGAACGGTGTCACGGTCAAGGATCGCGTCCGCCGCGATGTGGACTTCCCTTGGCCCGTCGTTGACATGCCGATGATGTTCTGGTCCAACTTGGGCAATGAGGAAATCTCGGCTTCCGGAACGTCGTACCTGAACCGCACCGAGGCGTCCAACGTGGAGAAGGTTGTCACTCGCTTCTTCAAGGCGGGAGTCAAGCCTCTGGACATCGGCGTCATCACTCCATATGAGGGACAGCGAAGCTACATTGTGAGCACCATGCAGAACACGGGCACATTCAAGAAGGAGAGCTacaaggaggtcgaggttgCCTCTGTCGACGCCTTCCAGGGTCGTGAGAAGGACTTTATCGTTCTGTCTTGCGTCCGTTCCAATGACAACCAAGGCATCGGTTTCCTTTCGGACCCGCGCCGTCTCAACGTCGCCCTGACTCGTGCTAAGTACGGCCTTGTCATCATCGGTAACCCCAAGGTCCTTTCCAAGCATGAGCTGTGGCACCACCTGCTTGTCCATTTCAAGGACCGCAAGTGCTTGGTCGAGGGACCTTTGACCAACCTGCAGACTTCGCTGTTGCAGTTTGGAAAGCCGAGAACCGCTTACCGCCAAAAGATGAGCCAGCCCCCTCAGTTCAACGCAGGCGGCCCCcccaacggcggcaaccGCTTCAACGGCGCTGGCTCGACGCGCGACTTTGATTCGGGCTCGTTGATGTCGTACATCCCTGACGACGTTTCGTCCATCCACAGCTCCCTGGGTGGCGCCGGCCTGAACACCACTTACCCTCCTATCTTTTCGAGCTTCACGCCCGACCAGTGGCCGGGTCTGCCGGGTGTTCCTGGTACGGGACGGTCCGGCAACAAGAGAGGGGGCCGTGGCACTGAGAGCATTGCGGGCGAGAGTGTTGCCAACTCGGAATACACCGACGCTAGCGCTagcgtcatcggcgccaagGGTGTTGGTCAAGGTGGTGTCAGCTTGGGCGCCGGTCTTCAAGATGCCATCCACGGCATGCGTCCGGCGTCATACAGTCACAGCGATCGGTTGAAGCACTACGTCGAAAGCGGCGGTCGCATGGGAGCCGGCAACGGCTTCGGCCGACggtacgacgacgacgagaagagcgTCAGCACCGCGTTCCACAGTCAGATTGGTGGCGGATTCGACTGA